One Malus sylvestris chromosome 14, drMalSylv7.2, whole genome shotgun sequence DNA segment encodes these proteins:
- the LOC126599726 gene encoding nuclear transcription factor Y subunit C-1-like: MDPNPNTATTAAAAAPTQQQPQAQSSPYPATQSSVPAPPFHHLLQQQQQQLQMFWTFQRQEIESVNDFKNHQLPLARIKKIMKADEDVRMISAEAPVLFAKACELFILELTIRSWLHAEENKRRTLQKNDIAAAITRTDIFDFLVDIVPRDEIKEEAVGLGGMVGATASGVPYFYPPMGQPAGGPGGMMIGRPAVDPTGVYGVQPPSQAWQSVWQTAADDGSYGSGGSSGQGNLDGQS, encoded by the coding sequence ATGGACCCCAACCCCAACACTGCCACCACCGCTGCCGCCGCTGCCCCCACCCAGCAGCAACCGCAAGCCCAATCCTCCCCCTACCCAGCAACCCAATCCTCCGTCCCCGCCCCCCCATTCCACCACCTCctccagcagcagcagcagcagctccaGATGTTCTGGACCTTCCAGCGCCAGGAGATTGAGAGCGTCAACGACTTCAAGAACCACCAGCTCCCCCTTGCCCGCATCAAGAAGATCATGAAGGCCGACGAGGACGTCCGTATGATCTCCGCCGAGGCCCCCGTCCTCTTCGCCAAGGCCTGCGAGCTCTTCATCCTCGAGCTCACCATCCGCTCCTGGCTCCACGCGGAGGAGAACAAGCGCCGGACTCTCCAGAAAAACGACATTGCCGCCGCCATTACCCGCACCGACATATTCGATTTCTTGGTGGATATTGTGCCCCGCGACGAGATCAAGGAGGAGGCGGTGGGTCTCGGAGGTATGGTCGGGGCGACGGCGAGTGGTGTGCCATATTTCTATCCGCCGATGGGTCAGCCGGCTGGTGGCCCCGGGGGGATGATGATTGGGAGGCCTGCGGTGGACCCCACTGGGGTTTACGGCGTGCAGCCTCCGTCGCAGGCGTGGCAGTCGGTGTGGCAGACTGCGGCGGATGATGGGTCGTACGGGAGTGGAGGGAGCAGTGGGCAGGGCAACCTTGATGGTCAAAG